AACCATTTACATCTTCTCACTCTTATTCGtagaaaagtaggtacttatgtatAACAGGCATATTGTTAAGAATCGAATTAAACTCAATAATCATTTTCATATAACTGAAATCACATTTGAAACACTAGACTTCAAGAGTTCATAGCGGACCTCGTGCGCCGCTTCTTGTTGAGTAAACACTATGCTTTTTCTTCTTTCTCCCTGTTATACCGTTCTAGCTCCTTAAGGAACTGTCCTTTGTTCTTCATCACGTTAGGTCGGTCGCCTCGGCACTTGGGGCAGAACCACTTGCCCTTGGGTTTAGTGATGAGAGAGACGCAAGAGAAGTGGAACCACTCTATCGGACAGAGGTCGTTGTCGCAGAGGATCATCTCGCCGAAGGATATCTGGTCGCAGAGGCAGTAGCGCGGCTCGTCGGGGTCGATGGCGTCCGCCTCCTCTGGGGGCGTCTCCGACCGCTGGGCCGCCTGCCGTGCCTTGCGCTTCTTCTTTTTGCCTATTGCTGGAAAATAAATGTTCGTCATCAGTAAGTCATAAAAAGGGTGACGGTCTAAAAAAAGGTCGACAAACAAGGAGAAGGCGCTGTATAACGCCTAATTCGTTTTGCCTAATTTTTCTACTTagcacaaaaaaaattgttaagacgttatattataacaatttaGGCTAAGAAACTAAGAACAAGTGACTGTAAAGTATGACAGAATCTTTAGAGCTGACAGTAAAGTTACGTCTTGTAATCGTACGTGTGAATGTAAGTTGTAATCTTACTTTTCTtatgtgttgtgttgtgtgtgtGACGCTGTTCGTCCCTCTCGCTGGAGTCCGCGCCGTCTGTAGCGGCGCCAGCGGCTGCCGTTCGCGAACGCCGAGCCCGCTTTGACCATCTTTCGCCTGTCACACAAGTATTAAGGAAAATGTTCaaccttaataaataaaaactactattacactaattaattatttatttatgattaatAGGGTAATCGGTGGGACACCACATGATTTTCGCGCTTCAGTAAGGTGGGGACCTTACTGAAGCGCACGGCGTGCACCTAATATATCAACGTGCACGATGCAACGATAATGCGCCGCATAAGATAAATAAGGCGTTAAATGGTGTGTGCAAGTAGAAAAGTTTTCGACCAGCACAAAGACAAACTAGCAAAGTTAACAGCTCACAAAAGTAGTAGCCTGCTATAGCCACGCGCAGGGGTCTACACTAAATTTATTACTGATTAGTctctacatacatatattgtagATGACATGCTTTGGTCATAACACTCATTAGTCTAGTCATAACAACTCAATTGTTCAAGATATTTGTCTGACCATAATCATGTGATGTTCCACCGATTGAGGGGGGGGCTAAGCTGAAAAAGAGATTATATGAAGCTGTATGCGGTTCCCTCACCAGTCTTGTCCCTCTCCTTGTCCTCCTTCTTGTCGGGCGCGCGCTCGGGCGGCGGCGCGTGCACgacgggcgcgggcggcgcgctgGCTCCTTCTCGCTGCGCGCCGgggacgccgccgccgccgctgccgccggCTCCTCCTTCGTCGACGTGCCATTCGTGTTCACTTCCAGGCAGGAGACTGAACAAAATATACTTTACAGTTTCGCGAATAAATACAATCATTGAATATTTCGACTCAGTTTTTAATAGATAGTCAGCATGTATAAGTAAGTTtataaatagaaatataattatgtcaaatacGCGAAAGAGATTGTCTCCAGCTAGGCAGCTTCTGTTATTGTATTGaaacaaatttattaaaaaaaagcatttgtttatttgttactACTTTAAGTTCTCCTTAACTTGATTGAGAAAACACACTCATTTACCTCGTCTTTGACTCTATCTAGTGTACTCTCtccgttaaaaaaaataactgtgtAATATTATGCACATTTAGAACACAGTATGAATACATTTTGTCAAATGAATATTTTAATACTTACTCAATTTCTTATGGTCAGCTTCCAGTGACCTCTGTTTATTGTCTATGAGGTCCTGCAGCAGCTGCACAACCTGTAGTTTCTCATCTCCGATCTCTTGTGCCGCAACAAGAGCGCTCTGCAGGCGCAAGGCAGCGCGTCCGCGGCGCCGCTCTTCTGTGTTTGGACCAATGCATACTGCTAGATGAGTTTCGGCATCACGAAGGCATTCTAAGGAAAAATAAGAAATAGTCAAATTATGCTCAATGTAAAATGGGTCCATATGAGTATAAGACTCTCTACTCAAGAGTCTATCGCCAAAACAAGAAGATTTTACATTCTAGTTGCCCACAACCAGAACTAGCCAACACATATGGAAATAGGATCTTTAAATAACCGTTTTCGTTTCGACGTTTTCAATTGCTCAATCCCTAGTGTAAGGCGCAATCTAGTCAATCGTTGCTTCTAAACAGCATGCTGCAGGTAGTGATGTGCCAGGTTGTTGATGCCTTGGAGTCTAATCTGtaatttgtaatactttgtgtCTGGTCCACGTTGTTCATTCAACTGATAATTGTCTTACTTATATGTTCTACCCAATTATGTCAACATAATGTATACTTAATGTACcttagtatcaaataggtattcATTCATTATATTGTAACTATCTTGTTTCTTACTTTGAGTTACTTAATACCACTTAGGATATCCAATGTACTATCTTGATCACATGtgcatgtgtattgtgtatcataatttaaattactgTGTAAAAACTATCCATCcagtctctatttgtgagttcCTATAATTGGCTCTGTATTGCTATTCTAAATGTATATTGTATCATTCATAGCTGTTGGAAttccttgtataaataaataaaataaaatcatttaaactACAATaggagacactgacatattaaatatgtaaaatcgGGTAGCTCACGTAAAATTGTTGAAGATGAGAATGCTCCTTGTTACGCAGCGAAACATGTCaagcgatcttcgacaattttatgtgagttacccgattttacatgtttaatacaaTAGGAGACCTTCATTATGCATGTCAAAAAATTTCCATTTAAGTAAACATTAAGtcacatttaaataaatagtaacTTCTTTAAGCAAAACTGTTTACAAAAAAGTTTTCTTTAACTGAGTGGTGTTCACAGTTTTGCGGTAGACAACAGATTTTTAACCATGAATACAATTAACTAACTATACAAtaatagacttatattgaccgggatatagaccgtgattacctttttgatttttgtcgagctcccgatatttcgacgcagttgcatgcatcatgatcacggaaaactgacgaaggcgggtggatgttaaagttgtatagacagcgcgcgatctaccctccttcgcgcgcgtcggctgcgttcactttcagcgttaccactggtcgcgttcacactcgatggtctgtccaaacacactacactcacagtgtcactacgtttgttcaattctgacttcaccggttttttacacaaacaaatcactggattccatacattagatagtttgaagccatcctcacgattgaaatttttatatttgtgaatctcaatggcttctcttaccaatctcggtatgtagtggcgttccgtcgaaattaccttaggactatgcaactcgatccaatgatttgcacccgactcaatgagatgttgagcaatagcagacttgcgagtatcgttctttttgactgcagcaatgtgttctttaattctgcaggcaatagtgcgcttggtctgccctatgtaTATGCTGCTGCGCCCCCAGTTCCCGTTAAAATTTGGAAGAGGTACGTGGATGACGTGTTCTGCGTAATAAAGGGTAGCAAGGAGGAAGCTGATCTGTTGTTACGACACCTGAACAGCGTGCATCGATCCATGTCGTTCACATTGGAAATGGAAAAAGATAGGGGTATTGCATTTCTTGATGTGAGCTTGAAGGTTGGAGCCGAGGGCATGCTGGGACACTCTGTCTATAGGAAACCGACGCATACAGATCGTTACTTGCATGCGAGCTCACACCATCATCCCAGACAGTTAAACTCGGTCGTAACATCACTAACCAATCGAGCACACGCTTTGTGTGACTCCTCTCTTGTACAGGAGTTGAACCATGTTCAGAGAGTCCTGAGGagaaatggttaccgagttaaCGTTAATAAACGGGATGCAAAACCCAAGCACCTCACTCATCGCGTAGAGAGACAACCAGCGTTTATGCCGTACGTAAAGGGAGTGACAGATAAgatctctaaaatactaaacaattactctgtaaaaactatcttcaccccacacaggaaaattgcacagttcttgcggtcacctaaggacaattttcctctggaaaaacctggggtgtacaaagttgagtgcagttgtggcagttcttacatagggcagaccaagcgcactactgcctgcagaattaaagaacacattgctgcagtcaaaaagaacgatactcgcaagtctgctattgctcaacatctcattgagtcgggtgcaaatcattggatcgagttgcatagtcctaaggtaatttcgacggaatgccactacataccgagattggtaagagaagccattgagattcacaaatataaaaatttcaatcgtgaggatggcttcaaactatctaatgtatggaatccagtgatttgtttgtgtaaaaaaccggtgaagtcagaattgaacaaacgtagtgacactgtgagtgtagtgtgtttggacagaccatcgagtgtgaacgcgaccagtggtaacgctgaaagtgaacgcagccgacgcgcgcgaaggagggtagatcgcgcgctgtctatacaactttaacatccacccgccttcgtcagttttccgtgatcatgatgcatgcaactgcgtcgaaatatcgggagctcgacaaaaatcaaaaaggtaatcacggtctatatcccggtcaatataagtctaatgaaaataaggcgtcatccatatattacgtcacagtgtaaggggggggggggtcatactaaatgtgacaatccctgttaaagggatacaaaaaagcgtgacataggggggggggggggagaggggtccaaaaacctgtaatttggtgtgacgtaatatgtggatgatccctaaccgtgaatcattcaaaactcttatacaATAATAGTTTAAttgttatgttattttagttaattaatttcattttagATTATTTTATAGTTAAGAAATTAAGAATGCTACTCATACTTCCTGATACTATGACtaataataacttaattctGGAGCTTTATGTACTTGTATATTatgatacataattatatttgattGTAGAATCAACATATGGATGCCATAGAAGAATTGTATTTTTATCTCATGATCTACAATTTTCTGACAAATATTCGTACATTTAGAAGCAAATATAGAAAATAAGTGTTTAATCCCATTCCATCAACAGATTACCAGAAGAGAAAGCATTTTTGATTACCTAGCTGATCATAAAGTTATCTTTTGAGTAAAACAatgaaaatgaagaaaaagtaTTAACCAATGCCATAAATTATAGAATGGGAAAGCTACAATTTTGTTATGTACAAACTACAAAGACATCTATTTTGCATGTCCATACAGATTGACATGTTAATATAAACTTCaagtgtataaaataaaatagagcAGAAATTGTAAATGTGCCACCACTATTCCAGTTTGGATGTTTAGTAAAGAGTGAGAAATGAACTAAAATAACGCAAGAAGTGTTTATTTTGGTCACGAAACAGTGGAAGCGAGCGTTACTATAAAAAGCAAGTTGTACGTATACAAAATGAGGCTGATGCTAACGTCAACACACCTTATGATTTTATATCATACATGAAAGAATTCTCAAAATATAGTGATTTTAATAGAAAAGGTGACCGTAAGGAcgcttataaaaacaaaaaaatacctcTGTAAGTTACGTCCAGCTCTCGCATACGCGATAAATGTCGTTGTAGATCATTCGGCAGATTTTCCACGCAATCTAAGTAGTTTTCTACATAGGTCGCTGAGAGCAACGCTTCTGTAGAAGCCTGACCTAACATGATTACTGATTCAACACAATTTTCATAATCAAAAAGTATAAGTGGGCTAATTTTTTTCACTTTCCAAGCAAATAACAAGTTCGCTCGTTGCACTCAACAACCAACCGTAAGCAAGAAGCGATTTCTACGCTTGATTCGAAACGTTTCGTTTCACGTGTTTGACAATTGACTTATCGTCGATGTAAACATCTATGTATCAGTTATTAACTTAAAGTTTAAGATTTAGCTAAAaatttcatgataaaatatcatCTTTGTCATTCAAGGTCTCGGAATCCATCTAATATCACGatcaaataatttcaaaatcgtattttattaaaaaatgtccaattgtttatataaaaacaaaacgctTTGACTGTCAATGTCAATTGACAAGCCCGTCAAAAAGAGAGTAAACTGTTTTAGCCTTTGCTAAAAACGCTCATTCgtaacaatacaaatattcgtCCGGTATGAAAATTATAGATAGCCAAGCAAATGTTGTCACTAAAAAAATGCGCGCAAATCAAATCTTGGGGACATTCGCTGCTACGATACTGCTACGTTTTTCAAATTAGCgacaagggtatttatttgtgtgataggTACCCATTGTTGAGC
This genomic window from Leguminivora glycinivorella isolate SPB_JAAS2020 chromosome 1, LegGlyc_1.1, whole genome shotgun sequence contains:
- the LOC125227427 gene encoding LOW QUALITY PROTEIN: inhibitor of growth protein 1-like (The sequence of the model RefSeq protein was modified relative to this genomic sequence to represent the inferred CDS: inserted 1 base in 1 codon) — encoded protein: MLGQASTEALLSATYVENYLDCVENLPNDLQRHLSRMRELDVTYRECLRDAETHLAVCIGPNTEERRRGRAALRLQSALVAAQEIGDEKLQVVQLLQDLIDNKQRSLEADHKKLISCLEVNTNGTSTKEEPAAAAAAASPARSEKEXSAPPAPVVHAPPPERAPDKKEDKERDKTGERWSKRARRSRTAAAGAATDGADSSERDEQRHTHNTTHKKTIGKKKKRKARQAAQRSETPPEEADAIDPDEPRYCLCDQISFGEMILCDNDLCPIEWFHFSCVSLITKPKGKWFCPKCRGDRPNVMKNKGQFLKELERYNREKEEKA